One Silurus meridionalis isolate SWU-2019-XX chromosome 10, ASM1480568v1, whole genome shotgun sequence genomic window carries:
- the mafb gene encoding transcription factor MafB, which yields MASELAMSNSDLPTSPLAMEYVNDFDLMKFEVKKEPVEPDRSISQCSRPVAGGSVSSTPMSTPCSSVPPSPSFSAPSPGSGSEQKAHLEDFYWMSGYQQQLNPEALGFSPEDAVEALISSGHQLPSFDGYTRGQQFGGAAGAGGTVAGEEMGSAAAVVSAVIAAAAAQNGNPHLHHHHHHHHHHATAHHGAPGAPANGNAAGSHQHTRLDDRFSDEQLVTMSVRELNRQLRGVSKEEVIRLKQKRRTLKNRGYAQSCRFKRVQQRHVLEGEKTQLIQQVEHLKQEISRLMRERDAYKEKYEKLIGNGFRENGSSSDNNPSSPEFFMSSRKFLHL from the coding sequence ATGGCATCAGAACTGGCAATGAGCAACTCCGACCTGCCCACCAGTCCCCTGGCCATGGAATATGTTAATGACTTCGATCTGATGAAGTTTGAAGTGAAAAAGGAGCCGGTGGAGCCCGACCGCAGCATCAGCCAGTGCAGCCGCCCAGTCGCCGGCGGATCCGTGTCTTCCACCCCGATGAGCACGCCTTGCAGCTCGGTTCCTCCTTCGCCAAGCTTCTCGGCGCCCAGTCCGGGCTCGGGGAGCGAGCAGAAGGCGCACCTGGAGGACTTCTACTGGATGAGCGGCTACCAGCAGCAGCTGAACCCGGAGGCGCTGGGCTTCAGCCCGGAGGATGCGGTGGAGGCGCTGATCAGCAGCGGCCACCAGCTCCCCAGCTTCGACGGCTACACCCGGGGCCAGCAGTTTGGCGGGGCAGCGGGCGCAGGAGGCACCGTGGCCGGGGAGGAGATGGGCTCCGCGGCCGCCGTGGTCTCGGCCGTGATCGCGGCGGCGGCAGCGCAGAACGGCAACCCgcaccttcaccaccaccaccatcaccaccaccaccacgccACGGCGCACCACGGAGCGCCCGGAGCGCCCGCCAACGGCAACGCAGCGGGGAGCCACCAGCACACGCGCCTCGACGATCGCTTCTCCGACGAGCAGCTCGTCACCATGTCGGTGCGGGAGCTCAACCGGCAGCTGCGCGGCGTAAGCAAGGAAGAAGTGATCCGGCTGAAGCAGAAGCGGCGGACGCTGAAGAACCGCGGCTACGCGCAGTCCTGCCGCTTCAAGCGCGTGCAGCAGCGCCACGTGCTCGAGGGCGAGAAGACGCAGCTCATTCAGCAAGTGGAGCACCTCAAGCAGGAGATCTCCAGGCTGATGCGGGAGAGGGACGCGTACAAGGAGAAATACGAGAAGCTCATCGGCAACGGCTTCCGAGAAAACGGCTCGAGCAGCGACAACAACCCTTCTTCTCCGGAGTTTTTCAT